In Candidatus Hydrogenedentota bacterium, the following proteins share a genomic window:
- a CDS encoding acylphosphatase, producing MTDRLHVFVTGRVQGVGFRYSTEDRARSLGLYGWVRNLPDGRVEAEFEGPKPALEEMLEWCRQGPRFAAVARVEADWEQGEPRYREFACR from the coding sequence ATGACCGATCGCCTGCATGTGTTCGTCACGGGACGCGTCCAAGGGGTCGGGTTTCGTTATTCGACCGAAGATCGCGCCCGGTCGCTCGGTCTGTACGGTTGGGTACGTAATCTGCCCGATGGCCGTGTCGAAGCCGAGTTCGAGGGACCGAAACCCGCCTTGGAGGAAATGCTCGAATGGTGCCGGCAGGGACCGCGATTCGCGGCGGTAGCGCGGGTCGAGGCCGATTGGGAACAAGGCGAGCCGCGGTATCGGGAATTCGCC